The following coding sequences lie in one Hydrogenophaga sp. PBL-H3 genomic window:
- a CDS encoding RidA family protein yields MSIYDKLSQLGIVLPPVSVPAAAYVPFVQTGNLIFLSGHIAKQDGKPWVGQLGLTMTTDEAKPAARAVAIDLLGTLAAACLAAGKTLDDVKRIVKVLSLVNSTATYTEQHLVTNGCSELIGQVFGPVGAHARSAFGVAQLPMGACVEIELIAELG; encoded by the coding sequence ATGAGCATTTACGACAAGCTGTCCCAACTCGGCATCGTGCTGCCGCCCGTCTCGGTGCCCGCAGCGGCCTACGTGCCCTTCGTGCAGACCGGCAACCTCATCTTCCTGAGCGGCCACATCGCCAAACAAGATGGCAAGCCCTGGGTCGGCCAGCTCGGTCTGACCATGACCACCGATGAAGCCAAGCCCGCTGCTCGCGCCGTGGCCATCGACCTGCTCGGCACCCTGGCCGCAGCCTGCCTGGCCGCCGGCAAGACGCTTGACGACGTCAAGCGCATCGTCAAGGTGCTCAGCCTTGTGAACTCCACCGCCACCTACACCGAGCAGCACCTGGTCACCAACGGCTGCAGCGAACTCATCGGTCAAGTCTTCGGCCCGGTCGGCGCGCACGCGCGCAGCGCGTTTGGCGTGGCGCAGCTGCCCATGGGCGCTTGTGTGGAGATCGAGCTGATCGCAGAGCTCGGTTGA
- a CDS encoding transglutaminase family protein, whose product MLLRILHRTRYRYHGSIDLAQHMVHLCPLSTPSQRLIENELRIDPMPAARSQTTDVFGNQRTFFSLQAAHNVLTVEADSLVETRAHQPLPQAPPWRGMTWERVREHFRYRANAPFDPAAEFLFASPYVPRDDAFAAFARPAFKPGLPALAAAQALMELIHTELTYETASTEVNTPALVALAQGKGVCQDFAHIMLGCLRTLGLPARYVSGYLLTRPAPGKVRLIGADASHAWVSVYVPVVNELDEGEEHVTSGAWFDFDPTNNRCGWGSPGEDYVTLATGRDFGDVSPMRGVIQSGAEHTLQVAVTVAPPDELKVLEARETEPKA is encoded by the coding sequence ATGCTCCTGCGCATCCTCCACCGCACCCGCTACCGCTACCACGGCTCGATCGACCTGGCGCAGCACATGGTGCACCTGTGCCCGTTGAGCACGCCGAGCCAGCGCCTGATCGAGAACGAACTGCGCATCGATCCGATGCCCGCCGCGCGCAGCCAGACCACCGACGTGTTCGGCAACCAGCGCACCTTCTTTTCGCTGCAGGCCGCGCACAACGTGCTCACCGTTGAGGCCGACAGCCTGGTGGAGACCCGCGCGCACCAGCCGCTGCCCCAGGCACCGCCCTGGCGTGGCATGACCTGGGAACGTGTGCGCGAGCATTTCCGCTACCGGGCCAACGCCCCCTTTGATCCGGCCGCCGAGTTCCTGTTCGCCTCGCCTTACGTGCCGCGCGACGATGCCTTTGCGGCCTTCGCACGCCCCGCGTTCAAACCTGGCTTGCCCGCGCTGGCCGCGGCCCAGGCGCTGATGGAGCTCATCCACACCGAATTGACTTACGAGACCGCCAGCACCGAGGTCAACACACCCGCACTCGTTGCCCTGGCCCAAGGCAAGGGCGTGTGCCAGGACTTCGCCCACATCATGCTGGGCTGCCTGCGCACGCTCGGCCTGCCGGCTCGCTATGTGAGCGGCTATCTGCTCACGCGCCCGGCCCCCGGCAAGGTGCGCCTGATCGGTGCCGATGCCTCGCATGCCTGGGTCTCGGTCTACGTGCCCGTGGTCAACGAGCTGGATGAAGGCGAAGAACACGTGACCAGCGGCGCCTGGTTCGACTTTGACCCCACCAACAACCGCTGCGGCTGGGGCAGCCCCGGCGAGGACTACGTGACGCTGGCCACCGGGCGCGATTTTGGCGACGTCTCGCCCATGCGTGGCGTGATCCAGAGCGGCGCAGAGCACACGCTTCAGGTGGCGGTGACCGTCGCACCGCCTGACGAACTGAAAGTGCTTGAAGCGCGAGAGACGGAACCCAAAGCCTGA
- the parC gene encoding DNA topoisomerase IV subunit A, protein MSDILNPELPLSEPDDGLNLANYAQRAYLEYALSVVKGRALPDVCDGQKPVQRRILYSMDRMGLGFSGPNNNTAARPVKSARVVGDVLGRFHPHGDQAAYDALVRMAQDFAQRYPLIDGQGNFGSRDGDGAAAMRYTEARLAKITTLLLDEIDEGTVDFVPNYDGSTVEPKQLPARLPFNLLNGASGIAVGLATEIPSHNLREVADACVALIKAPKLTDDELFAILPGPDYPGGGQIISPASDIVDAYRTGRGSLKVRARWKIEELARGQWQLVVTELPPGVSTQRVLEEIEELTNPKVKAGKKALTQEQTQLKASILMVLDGVRDESSKDAPVRLLFEPKSSRIEQQELITALLAHTSLESSTPINLTMIGIDGRPTQKSLRQMLGEWIEFRQGTITRRSQHRLTKVLDRIHILEGRQLVLLNIDEVIAIIRQADDPKAALIERFKLSDRQAEDILEIRLRQLARLEAIKIEQELKSLKEEQGKLEDILGNPGSLKRLMVKEIEADAKTFADARRTLIQTEKKAVAEIKVVDEPVTVVVSSKGWVRARTGHGHEAGSFAFKAGDGLYGTFECRTVDTMIVFGSNGRVYSVPVASLPGARGDGQPITTLIELESGTQPLHYFAGPANAALLLSGSGGYGFLATVENMVSRQRGGKTFLNLGEGETPCAPSHAAFTSGSQPLNAATHVCCASTGGRILTFEIGELKLMEKGGRGLMLIDLEPKDTLAGAAAYTRSVKIEGIGRGGKERDETLEIRSLNNARAARGRKGKAADLGFKPSRVTRVE, encoded by the coding sequence ATGTCCGACATCCTGAATCCTGAACTGCCCTTGTCCGAACCGGACGACGGCCTGAACCTCGCGAACTACGCGCAGCGCGCCTATCTCGAGTACGCGCTGTCGGTGGTCAAGGGCCGCGCGCTGCCCGACGTGTGCGACGGCCAGAAGCCGGTGCAGCGGCGCATCCTCTACAGCATGGACCGCATGGGCCTGGGCTTCAGCGGACCCAACAACAACACGGCCGCGCGCCCGGTGAAAAGTGCGCGCGTGGTCGGTGATGTGCTCGGCCGCTTCCACCCGCACGGCGACCAGGCCGCCTACGACGCGCTGGTGCGCATGGCGCAGGATTTTGCGCAGCGCTACCCGCTGATCGACGGGCAGGGCAACTTCGGTTCGCGCGACGGCGATGGTGCCGCCGCCATGCGCTACACCGAAGCGCGGCTGGCCAAGATCACCACGCTGCTGCTCGACGAGATCGACGAGGGCACGGTGGACTTCGTGCCCAACTACGACGGCTCCACAGTGGAGCCCAAGCAGCTGCCGGCGCGCCTGCCGTTCAACCTGCTCAACGGCGCTTCGGGTATTGCGGTCGGCCTGGCCACCGAGATCCCCAGCCACAACCTGCGCGAGGTGGCCGACGCCTGCGTGGCGCTGATCAAGGCGCCGAAGCTCACCGACGACGAACTCTTCGCCATCCTGCCCGGACCCGACTACCCCGGCGGCGGCCAGATCATCAGCCCGGCCAGCGACATCGTGGACGCCTATCGCACCGGGCGCGGCAGCCTCAAGGTGCGCGCGCGCTGGAAGATCGAAGAACTTGCGCGCGGCCAATGGCAGTTGGTCGTGACCGAGCTGCCGCCCGGCGTGAGCACGCAGCGCGTGCTGGAAGAAATTGAAGAGCTCACCAACCCCAAGGTGAAGGCCGGCAAGAAGGCGCTGACGCAGGAGCAGACACAGCTCAAGGCCAGCATCCTGATGGTGCTGGACGGCGTGCGCGACGAGTCGAGCAAGGATGCGCCGGTGCGCCTGCTGTTCGAGCCCAAGAGCAGCCGCATCGAGCAGCAGGAACTCATCACGGCGCTGCTGGCCCACACCAGCCTGGAAAGCTCCACGCCGATCAACCTCACCATGATCGGCATCGATGGCCGGCCGACGCAGAAGTCGCTGCGGCAGATGCTGGGCGAGTGGATCGAGTTCCGCCAGGGCACGATCACGCGCCGTTCGCAGCACCGCCTGACCAAGGTGCTGGACCGCATCCACATCCTGGAGGGCCGGCAGCTCGTGCTGCTCAACATCGACGAGGTGATCGCGATCATCCGCCAGGCGGACGATCCCAAGGCTGCGCTGATCGAACGCTTCAAGCTGAGCGACCGGCAGGCCGAGGACATTCTTGAAATCCGCTTGCGCCAGCTCGCGCGGTTGGAGGCCATCAAGATCGAGCAGGAGCTCAAGTCGCTCAAGGAAGAGCAGGGCAAGCTCGAAGACATTCTGGGCAACCCCGGCAGTCTGAAGCGACTGATGGTGAAAGAGATCGAGGCCGATGCGAAGACCTTCGCCGACGCGCGCCGCACGCTGATCCAGACCGAGAAGAAGGCCGTGGCCGAGATCAAGGTGGTGGACGAGCCGGTGACGGTGGTGGTGTCGAGCAAGGGCTGGGTGCGCGCACGCACCGGCCATGGCCACGAGGCCGGCAGCTTCGCGTTCAAGGCCGGCGACGGCCTGTACGGCACCTTTGAATGCCGCACGGTGGACACGATGATCGTCTTCGGCAGCAACGGCCGCGTTTACAGCGTGCCGGTGGCCAGCCTGCCCGGCGCACGCGGCGATGGTCAGCCCATCACCACCCTGATCGAACTGGAAAGTGGCACGCAGCCGTTGCACTACTTCGCCGGCCCGGCCAACGCCGCGCTGCTGCTTTCCGGCTCGGGGGGTTACGGCTTCCTGGCGACGGTGGAGAACATGGTTTCGCGCCAGCGCGGCGGCAAGACCTTCCTGAACCTGGGCGAGGGTGAAACGCCCTGCGCGCCGTCTCACGCGGCGTTCACCTCAGGCAGTCAACCGCTGAATGCCGCTACACACGTGTGTTGCGCTTCTACGGGCGGGCGCATCCTCACTTTCGAGATCGGCGAACTCAAGCTGATGGAGAAGGGTGGCCGCGGGCTGATGCTGATCGACCTCGAACCCAAGGACACGCTGGCCGGTGCGGCGGCCTACACCCGCAGCGTGAAGATCGAAGGCATCGGACGCGGCGGCAAGGAACGCGACGAAACGCTGGAAATCCGCAGTCTGAACAACGCACGTGCGGCGCGCGGTCGCAAAGGCAAGGCTGCCGACCTGGGTTTCAAACCCAGCCGCGTCACGCGGGTGGAGTGA
- a CDS encoding circularly permuted type 2 ATP-grasp protein has product MNNDASDSLFDEFSPDHPGDWALSLSVPADMGHRDELRAGGKPGSDELAPHWASFFEHIGTDGFKDLNRRSDNLQRQIRDNGVTYNVYADASAGLQRPWALDLFPTLIGPQDWAQIEAGVLQRTRLLNAIMADLYGERELLRRALLPAALVQGHPGYLRSMQGVKPPGDTWLHIVGFDLAHGPDGRWWVVGQRTQAPSGLGYLLENRIAIARQFPKAFAGMKVQRLAASYRALMDGIKRMAPEGENARIALLTPGPYNETYFEHAYLARYLGLTLVEGSDLTVRDQRLYLKTLSGLEPVHALIKRLDDEWLDPLELRSDSRLGVPGLLQVLRAGNVLLANAPGSAPLESSAMLGFLPAISRHLLGEELAMPSLATWWCGEDAALREVLPLIKSSVIKPTYPRSGLDTAMGQSLSERELDEWSGRMARHPDNYTVQSWLPLSQTPTWSGERLMPRSSMLRVFALADGAGSWRVLPGGLVRLAQRGELIAAMQRGGSSADCWVLTEGPVDHTSLLQSAPSTLALAQQKRPVTSRAAENLFWLGRYTERAENSVRLAQIVLNHLGGEEPNSRPLMAWLTATATENALVLSEAPAATVSPRVFARSLIAALAPKASDPLAARSHSVGFNLRALKAAAAQVRERLSQEHWHLIERTETGFARDCAALSAEAEYTTAEALTALQNASELLAAITGSQTDRMVRDDGWRLLSMGRHIERLVTLSRALSLALEHGCVHDQAGFEAVVALFDSTITFHAQYQQRRDMVALIDLLVMDRDNPRSLAWVVQTLRSRLAKLANSATPQDAVLAQGLPNPDTWVLQDLSNWQRSPEGLRTWSELAELLDGCEIAAVELSNELSRLHFSHADLRNQSLGV; this is encoded by the coding sequence GTGAACAACGACGCCTCCGACTCCCTGTTTGACGAGTTCAGTCCCGACCATCCCGGCGACTGGGCTTTGTCGTTGTCGGTCCCGGCCGATATGGGTCACCGAGACGAGTTGCGCGCTGGTGGCAAGCCCGGGAGCGATGAACTGGCGCCGCACTGGGCCAGCTTCTTCGAGCACATCGGTACCGACGGATTCAAGGACCTGAATCGCCGCAGCGACAACCTGCAACGCCAGATCCGTGACAACGGCGTCACCTACAACGTCTATGCCGACGCGTCGGCCGGCCTGCAGCGCCCCTGGGCGCTCGATCTTTTCCCCACACTGATCGGCCCCCAGGACTGGGCACAGATCGAAGCCGGCGTGTTGCAGCGCACGCGCCTGCTCAACGCCATCATGGCCGACCTGTACGGCGAGCGCGAACTGCTCAGGCGCGCGCTGCTGCCCGCCGCGCTCGTGCAGGGCCACCCCGGTTATCTGCGCTCCATGCAGGGCGTGAAGCCGCCGGGCGACACCTGGCTGCACATCGTGGGCTTCGATCTGGCCCATGGGCCCGATGGCCGCTGGTGGGTGGTGGGCCAGCGCACCCAGGCGCCCTCGGGCCTGGGTTACCTGCTGGAAAACCGCATCGCCATCGCGCGCCAGTTCCCCAAGGCCTTTGCGGGCATGAAAGTGCAGCGCCTGGCCGCAAGCTACCGCGCGCTCATGGACGGCATCAAGCGCATGGCGCCCGAAGGCGAAAACGCGCGCATCGCGCTGCTCACGCCCGGCCCCTACAACGAAACCTATTTCGAACACGCCTACCTGGCGCGCTACCTCGGCCTCACGCTGGTCGAGGGCAGTGACCTCACCGTGCGCGACCAGCGCCTGTACCTCAAGACGCTCAGCGGCCTGGAGCCGGTGCACGCGCTGATCAAGCGGCTGGACGACGAGTGGCTCGACCCGCTGGAGCTGCGCTCCGACTCGCGCCTGGGCGTGCCCGGCTTGCTGCAGGTGCTGCGCGCGGGCAATGTGCTGCTGGCCAACGCGCCGGGCTCGGCGCCACTTGAATCGAGCGCCATGCTCGGCTTCCTGCCGGCCATCAGCCGCCACCTGCTGGGCGAGGAGCTGGCCATGCCTTCCCTGGCCACCTGGTGGTGCGGCGAAGATGCGGCCTTGCGCGAGGTGCTGCCCCTCATCAAGAGCAGCGTGATCAAGCCAACCTACCCACGCTCGGGCCTGGACACCGCCATGGGACAAAGCCTGAGCGAGCGTGAACTGGACGAGTGGTCCGGGCGCATGGCGCGCCACCCCGACAACTACACCGTGCAGTCGTGGTTGCCGTTGTCGCAAACGCCCACTTGGTCGGGCGAGCGGCTCATGCCGCGCTCGTCCATGCTGCGGGTGTTCGCGCTGGCCGATGGCGCCGGCTCCTGGCGCGTGCTGCCCGGTGGCCTGGTGCGCCTGGCTCAGCGCGGTGAACTCATCGCCGCCATGCAGCGCGGTGGCAGCAGCGCCGATTGCTGGGTGCTCACCGAAGGCCCGGTGGACCACACCAGCCTGCTGCAGTCGGCCCCCAGCACGCTGGCGCTGGCACAACAAAAACGCCCTGTGACGAGCCGAGCCGCTGAAAACCTGTTCTGGCTGGGCCGCTACACCGAGCGCGCGGAAAACAGCGTGCGCCTTGCGCAGATCGTGCTCAACCACCTCGGTGGCGAAGAACCGAATTCACGCCCGCTCATGGCCTGGCTCACGGCCACCGCCACCGAAAACGCACTGGTCCTCTCCGAAGCCCCGGCCGCCACCGTCTCACCGCGCGTGTTTGCGCGCAGCCTGATCGCCGCCCTCGCTCCCAAGGCCTCCGACCCCCTTGCCGCCAGGTCGCACAGCGTGGGCTTCAACCTGCGCGCGCTCAAGGCAGCGGCGGCACAGGTGCGCGAGCGCCTGTCGCAGGAACACTGGCACCTGATCGAACGCACCGAAACCGGCTTTGCCCGCGATTGCGCAGCCCTCTCGGCCGAGGCCGAATACACAACTGCAGAAGCCCTGACCGCACTGCAGAACGCCAGCGAACTGCTCGCCGCCATCACCGGATCGCAGACCGACCGCATGGTGCGCGACGACGGCTGGCGCCTGCTCTCCATGGGCCGCCACATCGAACGCCTGGTCACGCTGTCGCGCGCGCTGTCGCTGGCGCTCGAACATGGCTGCGTGCACGACCAGGCGGGCTTCGAGGCCGTGGTGGCGCTGTTCGACAGCACCATCACCTTCCATGCGCAGTACCAGCAGCGGCGTGACATGGTGGCGCTGATCGACCTGCTTGTGATGGACCGCGACAACCCACGTTCGCTGGCCTGGGTGGTGCAGACGCTGCGCTCGCGCCTGGCCAAGCTGGCCAACAGCGCCACGCCGCAAGACGCCGTGCTGGCGCAGGGCCTGCCCAACCCCGACACCTGGGTGCTGCAAGACCTGAGCAACTGGCAACGCAGCCCAGAAGGCTTGCGCACCTGGAGCGAGCTTGCCGAGCTGCTGGACGGCTGTGAGATCGCGGCGGTGGAACTCTCCAACGAACTCAGCCGCCTGCATTTCAGCCACGCCGATCTGCGCAATCAGTCCCTCGGAGTCTAG